The DNA region TGAAAGGAAAGATGGTAAGAGACATGATACATCCCAAAAATCCATAAAGCTTCTAACCTCACGTGAACCTCACGTGATTTTTCTCTCTCATCACCGTAAACACAACCAAACAAGGCATTTTGCCACCGTGGACAAACCCTAAACCACCAGAAAAATACTAAATCATATGGTCATCTCTACTAACTTAGAGGTACCACACATTTTGTACTTATTGACAAGTACAACTCTGAAGTGGTTGAGAGAGAAATTGAAGCCTTATTGACTGCAAAGCCTAATGATAGTGGCATATTAGAGAGCCCTAAGAGTAGACCTGTAGAAGGTAGGGTCACCAGTCCCATGTTTTGAGAGTTTGAGTCTAGAGATCATGAGTGTAGGCATTCCCTTGGCATCTCTCATATTGGCTTTGAGTAGAAGGTATTTGATGTACTTGGTTTGATATAAGAAAATATATCCATCATTTTTATGATATACTTCTTTCCCTAAGTACTCCAAATTTCCAAGCTGTTGAATGCAAATTTGGCATTTGGCTTGCTAATGAGTTATTGAATATGGGCAGGTGAGAACTACTAGTTAGAACTACTAGAACTCCTCTTATACTCTAATATATTCATCATGTTTGGATTCTAAaatttaataattttatttttaacaTTTCAAGACACTATTAAAAATGagaagaaaaaaatatattttacttCACTTTTTGGAGCTACATGAAAACAATATGCTGCTAAGTGAATAATATGTATATGTGATTGTGAGTATGCAAATAGTAGTGATTAAATATTACAACTGGAAAAAAATGTATTGAGTAGGAGCCCCTTTATTGTAACAGTTGCATTTGTTTATCTGTGTATGTACATAATTTAGAGAGAACGGACATAAAATGTAAAACCTAAATCCAGTAAAAAAAAAAGCTTAAAAGGTTTGACCTTAAAAGGCAAATCCAAAAGAAAAACTTAAAAGGGTCAATGGCAAAATGCATCTGCAATTGGGTCAATGATAATTGTAGGCAAGTACCAAAATTTTATCTAGGCTTTCACCCAGAAACTTCCTCGGTTCAATTTATCGCTAAAAGAATGAACCTAACTTGTGACTAATTGAAGTATGACTATCCAAAGTCAGAAAGAATTGAGATCTTATTCTTCTTCTATCTACAAACCTTTCTGGATCTCATCCATCAGTGACGTCAATGTCATTCTCCACTCAGAGCACTGTGAGTCCAAGATAAGTAACTTGCGCAACAAGTTTAGCTCCTCAGGACTTGCCTTTTGTAGCATTTGTTTCATCTCTGAATGATAACTTCCTCTTGTGTTTTCCTTTGTATGATCAATCAAATTGATACCGAAAACTTTGATGTTGACGTTATTATCTAAAGGGCTGCTTGAAGTTGAACAAGATAGGACATTACAGTTATCAATGACACTGCCTGGAGATGTAGGGAAAACTTTGTGATTCCAATACTCTGCACACTGATGACCGGGATCTTGACCTTCGATGGCCTGAAAATGTTTGTCGGAACATAAGTGAACATATTCCAGAAGGGTCATTTAAATTTACCCAAAATCATAAATAAGATTCATGTGTTTACATTACCTGAATAATGGACGGGGAAAGGAAGCCAAACATTCTAAGACCATTAATGTTGTTCAGAAGCTCTAAGGAAGGAAGTTCATGTTCACCTCGATTCCTTCGCTCCATAATTTCATTATGCAGTCTTTTTAGAACTGATTCCCAACACTTATCTGCTGAGGTGTCCGTGAAAGTGTCGCTCGGACATTCTTCCATTGTAACCTGAAACATTTAATGGAATAAGAAAGATATATACTTGAACTTGAAATAGGGTGAGTTCAAATAGTGCTACTTCAATTTATTTTCACTTAACAAGAATCTTAATCCTAAATAAATAGGGAAGACTAAAAATAAATTGTGATAATGAAAGTAATATGAAAATAAATTCTAGGAAACAATCTATAAAATTGCACAACGAACTGTAAATAACAGAGGTTAACAAAAAGTAACTTCTCAATATGATTTCATTAATAAACTCATAGAGAAACAAGGTCGGGTATGATACCTTGAAAAGAGGACCAAGAAGTCCGGCATCAATGACTTCAGAAACATAGCTACAGATTCTTGTTGGATTGAGTATATTAAAGAAATTAACTCGACTCTTGAATCCTTCAAAGTTTACCAAAACAATTTAAAGTTAAACTTCCAAAGTATCTAATGAATGGTAAAATCTAAGATCGGAAAAGATCTGACTACAGCATACCTTTTGGATATATTGCATTCTTACTGGACCATGGCTTTCCATAAACAACAGATCCCAAACTTATAGGCTTGACAGAAGTACCAAAAATTTGCATTAGGCCGCTCTCCTGTGTACTCGTGTTTTCACACACAATTTTGGGTTTCTTTCTTGATTCTGAATCAATTTGCAGATCCACCTCATATTTTCCATCATCAGATGTACAAGGATTGTGAATATCTCTTGAGCATGATGAAACTTCTGTCTTCGCATCAGAAAATGAATGTGATAGGTCACCCATACAAACAAATTCCATGTTGGTTTGTTCCTTTTTGATCTCTAAACAGCTTACTTTTTCCTCTGTTGAATCACCCTTGTCGGGATGGTTCTCAGCAATATGCACCAAATGCTTTTCATTCTCACCAGATATAAGATCAAGGTTCAAATCTAGAGAAGCTGCGTGGTCCACCGTATCTTTGTCTACAATAATTTTATTGTCATTATCACTATCTATACTTTCATTTGGTGCACTAAGAGTTAAAGGGTGAGATTCACACTGCATTGGCTCTGAAGAAACATGACTATTTGAACTATCCTTGGTTTCTCCGAGACCTTTGTCTCCCTCCACCTCATTCTCCTCGGAAGAAACCATTCCGAAGTTTCTATTTTCCCATAACTCAAGAGCACGTGAATCTCCTTCTAGTGCTTCAAGCAATTTGTTTAGCTCATTCATATTATGTCGAAGCAGAACAAATCTTTTGTCCATTTCGCATGAGCAGAGCGAACTTGCGTGCTTAAGACAGGAATATCGATCAGGAGAGCACTCGCAACCTACAGCAGATAAGTATAAGTCATAGAAACAAGAGAAGCATTCTTTTTCTGTATGCAAATCGAAGTCACTGGCCATCTTCAGCAAATTAAAATGAGTTGGAAGACAGGCTAGTCTCTCTTCTTCCATCTTTATCCTTGCCTATAACAAAAATGGGTAACCATAAATAAAGAATCAGATTTCTGCACAGTAACTAAAACAAAATTATTCTAAAAAATAAATAGAAACTAAATTATCCTAAAAACACCATAATTAAAAAGGA from Lathyrus oleraceus cultivar Zhongwan6 chromosome 1, CAAS_Psat_ZW6_1.0, whole genome shotgun sequence includes:
- the LOC127074821 gene encoding lysine-specific demethylase JMJ18 is translated as MEQLKLDANSDAKEDGPLRHKPKKNNALEASESLRSKKISARWDPAEACRPIIDGAPVFHPTIEEFEDTLSYIAKIRPLAEPYGICRIVPPACWVPPCLLKEKDIWENAEFSTRIQQIDLLQNREPMRKKSRGRKRKRRKNSKMGTCRRVSNSASEANKACEAEEKYGFQSGSDFTFKDFQQYASYFKECYFGLKDANDSDKLSDSNHQKRPEPSEEEIEGEYWRIVEQPTDEVEVFYGADLETGVFGSGFPKASSLTKGYPDQYALSGWNLNNFPRLPGSVLSFEGSDISGVLVPWLYVGMCFSSFCWHVEDHHLYSLNYLHWGDPKIWYGVPGSHASALEDAMKKHLPDLFEEQPNLLNDLVTQLSPSTLQSEGVPVYRTVQHSGEFVITFPRGYHSGFNCGFNCAEAVNVAPVDWLMHGLNAVELYSLQRRKTSLSHDKLLFGSSLEAIRALAELNLHGKESPKNLKWKSVCGKDGVLTNAFKARIKMEEERLACLPTHFNLLKMASDFDLHTEKECFSCFYDLYLSAVGCECSPDRYSCLKHASSLCSCEMDKRFVLLRHNMNELNKLLEALEGDSRALELWENRNFGMVSSEENEVEGDKGLGETKDSSNSHVSSEPMQCESHPLTLSAPNESIDSDNDNKIIVDKDTVDHAASLDLNLDLISGENEKHLVHIAENHPDKGDSTEEKVSCLEIKKEQTNMEFVCMGDLSHSFSDAKTEVSSCSRDIHNPCTSDDGKYEVDLQIDSESRKKPKIVCENTSTQESGLMQIFGTSVKPISLGSVVYGKPWSSKNAIYPKGFKSRVNFFNILNPTRICSYVSEVIDAGLLGPLFKVTMEECPSDTFTDTSADKCWESVLKRLHNEIMERRNRGEHELPSLELLNNINGLRMFGFLSPSIIQAIEGQDPGHQCAEYWNHKVFPTSPGSVIDNCNVLSCSTSSSPLDNNVNIKVFGINLIDHTKENTRGSYHSEMKQMLQKASPEELNLLRKLLILDSQCSEWRMTLTSLMDEIQKGL